Below is a window of Arabidopsis thaliana chromosome 2, partial sequence DNA.
TATTTCTATTAGTTTAACAGGATACAGATTGTAGAATGATTCTAGTGTAGGGGAGCGATAAAGAGTGAGAGAAGTGAGATGAAATCTTTGATTGGAAATTTCATGTAGACGATGCTATCACCCCATATGACCAAAAGAAATTCCCAATTAAAGATTTCATCTTACTTCCCTCATGTGGCTTTTGCCAGATTACGGGTATAGATTTGTTAATCTGCTGGGTAGAAATTTGTTAGAAAATGGCACGCCCTGTGGTCATTGTTTGATAACTTATACTATGATCATCTTTGGGGTTTTGGGCCTTTTGGCTTGCATTCCATGTCTTTATTCCCTTTTCTTGTGCCGAACAGGACACACAGTTACTGCTATGGGACCTAGAAATGGATGAGATTGTTGTTCCCCTACGGCGACCTCCAGGAGGATCACCCACTTACAGCACAGGGAGTCAGTCCGCTCACTGGGACAACATTGTTCCAATGGGCACTCTTCAGCCAGCGCCGTGCATGCGCGATGTCCCAAAGCTCTCACCAGTAGTGGCTCACCGTGTTCACACCGAGCCCCTCTCGGGCTTGATCTTCACCCAAGAATCATTGATAACAGCTTGCAGAGAAGGCCATTTAAAGATCTGGACACGACCTGACACCCAGCCCAGCAGCAGCTCAGAAGCAACAAATCCAACCACAAGCAAACCCTCGCTGACCAGCAAGGTTGGTGGTTCCAGTTAATTCAGTCACCATTTAAATCATATTGTTTCAGGTCGTGGTTTCGAAAGGAAACCCTGTGAATATCTCTCCTCGGTACTGAATCTGACTCTATCGATGTGTGGGAGAGAGGCTGAGACATTTCTGGGGATTGATGGAGATGAaaggagataaagagagtTTTCAGATGTAATTAAGAGAAAACAGatcttttggattttagggtttatatccAACAAAAGCTaaccaaaaactaataattcaAGATTGGTGCTTCGGAAGAAGACGCAAAAGTGTATTTTCTTGCAGTTGCAAAACTGTTACgaaatttttaaagttttccTATTATTGTTTCGATTTATGTAAAACCCTGATTTTGGTCTTGAGGCACATTTTTTGGATAATCTACATTGGATTAAAGAAATTTCGAAGTTTTTGTCTGTATGACCATCTATaggtttttaatattttgttcacGCTCTTCTTGATATTGTTATTTCTGAAAATGACGTTTGTATACTTTAAGTAAAGTGACGCAAATTAGTTGTTGAACCAACAGCTTTCCTGCGTAAGCTCTCGTTACAAATTCTATGAGCTTAAACTAGTGAGTGGAATGTCAACTCAAAACTAAGTGTTCAACAAAATTCGTTTTTGGTGTAGATTAATTGAATTTGAGACGATCTTACCAATTGACTTGTGCTTTAGTTGTTGTTTAATTAGGTGATGGCGACAAGCTGACAAAAAAGTGCCAAACACATAAGTTTTTGTTCTGTCTTAATCCTCTTCAGTGGAGGATAATTTAAATCACATGaacttataaattataactatTAATGTAGTCTATGTAGATATGCTTTTAGCTGGTAATATCAtctgtataaaataaaaagagggAGGAGAAGGCAAAACAATTTGGTTTTCATTAATTGTTTTCCCGAGTACACAAACATTGGCATTGGCACATATCAAAGTATTACACCAcaatgaaaacagaaaaacaagaagaaatataGTGCATAGTTTTACAAGCAAAGTTGCCAATTTTTGTACATACATAATAACACAACCATTTTgtaattgttgttattatgataggtttttttttgtgtggcaAAAACTCAAACGTTGGCTGCACTTCTGAAGGATCCAAGTGACTTGGAACCTGAAGCCCTTAGGACAAATTGGTGATAAAATGCAGCTATCGCAGCTCCAATGAATGGTCCCACCCAGAATATCCACTGTATTTAGATAGACCAAAAAAACAGTTCATTATTTTCCCATCAAACAATAGTCcataatttgattaattttaaataattaagaaatagaAACGTACGTGGTCATCCCATGGCTTGCTCTTGTTATAGATTACGGCAGCTCCGAAACTCCTAGCCGGGTTGATGCCGGTTCCGGTGATCGGAATAGTGGCCAAATGTACCATAAACACCGCAAACCCAATCGGAAGTGGCGCCAAAACCTTTCGTTTCATAATTCATAACACTAAGtattaattaatgttatcGTATGTTACCAGAACGATCTTATAACTGATAGAAATAAATACTAACCGGAACGTGGGAGTCTCTAGCGTTACGTTTGGGATCAGTAGCGGAGAAGACTGTGTAGACGAGAACGAATGTTCCAATGATCTCTGCGGCTAGTCCGGTGCCTGTGTTGTAGCCGTCTGCTAGAGAGTTGGCTCCTCCACCGTAACGATCATAGTAAGAGCTTTGAAAGGCTTTGACGAAACCAACTCCACAAATAGCACCCAAACACTGAGCCACCATGTAAAGCACCGCCCTAATCAGCGATACCTTCCGGGCTAAGAACAAACCAAACGTCACCGCAGGGTTTATGTGACCACCTACAAAGTTCTTGGGGttaatttcaaataaattacaaaacaaaggaCAAATTTGAAAGGTCCACAAATGTTAAATTTTCTGAACCGGGTAATAAACCGGACCGGTTTCGATATATGATACCTGAGATACCGGCGGTGCAGTAGACAAGGATGAAGATCATGCCACCAAAAGCCCACGCGATGCCAAGGATTCCGACGCCGCCGCAGTCAACTCCACCGGCTTTTGTGTCGGACTGAATCTTGTAACCGATGACAGTTAAAACGGTGATGTACAAGAAGAGGAGAGTGGCTACGAACTCGGCAATGACGGCTCTGTATAAAGACCACTTGGTAAGCTCGTCCGCATCGAAAAACGGAGTTGGTGGCGGATCTTCGTAGTCTCTTGTCTGAAATCCCTCAGGTCCTTCCACGTCTTTGGCCATttctataactttttttgttatatatgaaagttgtgTTTTGTATTGTGGATATGTTGTGTTTGTGAAGACTGAAGAGACGAATGAAAGttgtttatatagagagaCTATAGCTATAGTGAGTGCTCTCATTAATTTTGCTTGTCAATATACGTTAATAATTGTATACGTGTTATTGATTGATTATATTACGATAATGTTTTCCTTTTGGTAGGCTTATGGTTGTTTTTATTATTCGTTTCAATGAAATGAATATAGAATTGTGTGTATGAcgattatgattatttttgtggAAACTTTCTTTCACTAATTAATTACCTAGCTAGCTGTCATGATGATATATAATCTAAACCAATCTAATCATTGCTACATAATCAATAGAAACTGATTTTGCTTAATATATTCATGTTccactgttttttttttgtttaagcaGAATTTCCATATACATTAGTATAATTAACTGATGATAGTAAGAATTAGCTACTGCTAAGAGTTTTTCATCTCAATTAGTGTTTGTCATAATATGATAGTTAAGGTAttgttttgttgacaaaattaactataactaaattattattattttggtttcaaCTTCAACTATTGATACAAATCTGTAACTAAAGATGAACTTATTTGAGATTCTGATTATTTAAAAGAATGATTGTGGAGCTATCAATAGGAACAGAGACCTTTTAATTCTAAAATTATGGTTGATAATGGAGTTTTGTGGTTAATTTAACTTAGCCTCGCCGCCCCATACCTAAACGTTGTTTTCATTTGGACCGACCCTAATATACTATATgcttctatatttttctttctcttgtccTATGTCATGAGCCTTGTCCTCCCCCTAGAATAATATAGACTGTCACTCTTTtacacataaaataaataaaaaatatgaagttATGAACCTTATCTATTTGGGCAATACTTGAAAGTTGTTACTTGTTAACGATAAAGCTTTTTGAACTACGAGATAGCTAGATTGATCAATAGTAAAATTTCTGATTATCTAGATTCTATCATCCTTCATTTAATTTCTAGAAGGAGCTCCTTATATAGTTATACTAGTTCTTATGCATGTAATTAGTAACGATTAAATTGACTTCCTATGCTCTTAACGTTACAAATCAAATCTATTAGGTGGATAAAAAAGAGTCTTTTGATAGCTCTCAGCTAACCCTaccatataacaaaaacataatttatcaCATGGACATGATAAAAGAAACGGCGTCGCTTCACGGGTTATGTTTCCACTAAAGTAGAAAATATGATGAAAGTTGGGTCCACTGGACCGGAGAAACCGCCCCATATAGAATTGATTAGCTCCGTCAATTGCATCGGCACCGTCCATACAGATTAAGTCCAACTCCAGTTCAGCCGTCCCAACCACTCCTCTTATGCCACGTTGTTTAGTCCCCATATTCAACAATCATTTGCTCTCACTCCTCAATTCCAAATTTCCAATTGCAATTTTCTTACGTATATTATTCAGTATTCACTAATCACTAGTCTgtctacaaaaataaattggaaaaataaaaagtgtaCATAGACAAAAGGAATGTGGTGTAATGTGGTGTTCATGGCCAATGTTTTGCCACGTCACAATATCCTTATCGTTGTAGCGACATTTCTCTGCTCTTATTGGATTATATTTCCACGTCAGAAAggtgctctctctctctcggtCTCTCCCctggttttatttttgttttctttcatctttgtcgctttctgttttgttaaagaattGTCTACTCGATATTGGTTACGAATGGTATTGTTCTCTGTGGAAAAATGGGTTAATTTGTTAtgataaacattttttgttccaaacaaataaatgttCTTTCATTTCATAGTAAATTTTTTAGTCTTCTGAACACACGTATATATATGCTTGCTAACAATGAATCCACAATAACAGATCATAAAATTACATCTGACTCATATGTAATTCTATCATGATATGTTGAGTCAATATATAGTCGATGGAGTATATATAGAGTTATAATTTGATTGTAGTGTCCTATGACAGATTTAACACTCAGCTTACACCGAAAAAGTTAAGTCTCAAATAAATTACGTATTTATGCGTTATTTAACTTATTATACAAAATGACCTAAAATACCATTTCATTTTCCTATACAAATATTCGCTTactatatatactatatgttTACCAACTATCATGAAAAAGATGCACGAATGATCCAGAATGTGCTTGAAACggcagaaaaacaaaagaatcgTGTGACACGATCGAGACAAATACTTTACTAATcatataaaatcattatttatcaaaaacttaaaaagcaCCTACAGTATATGCAATGTGGATACAGCTAAAAGATAAGGTATGTATGTTAACACACAAGTATATATGATCATCATTGTCAAATATGTTCACTTATATAATTGCTCACGTTTTAtcggtttttggttttttgtcaACGGTCAAATTTTTTGGGTGATGCctaacaaaatttaatgacGTGACTCTTGGGACGGTGATCTATCAGTAGCATTTAACAATCTAGTTATTTGGAAATGAATTACAGTATGAGATTTATACTATTTGTATAAACTTTTCAggaaatgttaaattatatctTTAGGAGATTTTTTGTATTGGTTCTCACTGATTTAGATTATCAAGTTactgagataaaaaaaaaattaatacttgTTTTAGATTTCCTTTAGTTACCACTGACCAACttctttagcaaaaaaaaaaaattaccacTAAACCAACTTATGCATtcgttacaaaaaaaaataccataaaacaaaacatcaatgtTGTAAGTTGTGACATTAAATCAAAAGTGTCAAAATCAACAGTAGCACAAACCAAGAGCTCACTCTATATAAAGAACCTTTATTCTTCATCTCACAACCACAAGCCCTACAACAACCACAAAGCAAAACACTTACTTAGAAAGTCCAGAAACATCCATTAACACATATGGCTAAAGACGTGGAAGGACCTGATGGATTTCAGACGAGAGATTACGAAGATCCTCCGCCAACACCGTTTTTCGACGCAGAGGAGCTTACCAAGTGGTCTTTATACAGAGCAGTCATCGCCGAGTTCGTAGCCACTCTCCTCTTCTTGTACGTCACCGTTTTAACTGTCATTGGTTACAAGATTCAGTCCGACACAAAAGCCGGTGGAGTTGACTGCGGCGGCGTCGGAATCCTTGGCATCGCGTGGGCTTTTGGTGGCATGATCTTCATCCTTGTCTACTGCACCGCCGGTATCTCAGGTATCATATATCGAAACCGGTCCGGTTTATTACCCGGTTCAGAAAATTTAACATTTGTGGACCTTTCAAATTTGtcctttgttttgtaatttatttgaaattaaCCCCAAGAACTTTGTAGGTGGTCACATAAACCCTGCGGTGACGTTTGGTTTGTTCTTAGCCCGGAAGGTATCGCTGATTAGGGCGGTGCTTTACATGGTGGCTCAGTGTTTGGGTGCTATTTGTGGAGTTGGGTTTGTGAAGGCATTTCAAAGCTCTCACTATGTTAATTACGGTGGAGGAGCCAACTTTCTAGCTGACGGCTACAATACAGGCACCGGACTCGCGGCAGAGATCATCGGAACATTCGTGCTTGTCTACACAGTCTTCTCCGCTACTGATCCCAAACGCAACGCTAGAGACTCCCACGTTCCggttagtatttatttttatcagtTATAAGATCGTTAGTTAATTACATGATATCATTAACTAATACTTTGGGTTATGAATTATGAAACGAAAGGTTTTGGCGCCACTTCCGATTGGGTTTGCGGTGTTTATGGTACATTTGGCCACTATTCCGATCACCGGAACCGGTATCAACCCGGCTAGGAGTTTCGGAGCCGCCGTAATCTTTAACAAGAGCAAGCCATGGGATGACCACGTACGTTtctatttcttaattatttaaaattaatcaaattatgGACGGAGGAAAAATACTAAAGTGTTTTTGGTCTTACATAATTACAGTGGATATTCTGGGTGGGACCATTCATTGGAGCTACGATAGCTGCATTTTATCACCAATTCGTTCTAAGGGCCTCAGGCTCCAAGTCCCTCGGTTCATTCAGAAGTGCAGCCAACGTTTAAACTTAGccacgaaagaaaaaaagtgtgCCTACAATTATGTAGAAACATATCCTCTTTTCCACTCGTATCTTAGCTTCTTCctattttctatttctaaCTGTGTGATTCCATATTAAATCGAGTGAAATGTTTTTCAATTCATCTTTGCAACGTATGTAAGTTTGGtgtattgagaaaaaaaatcgagaaAGACAACTTTTTCTTCGATTATATACCCTACACAATGTGTTGAATgggagatgaagaacaaagaaaccaatttAAGAGAGGCAAACACAATTTAGCGAATACAGATGAATGAACTACAAGCATTgccattgttcttcttcatttctacAATTTAGCTTCACAAACATTCCAAGAGAGACGAATCACGAATCAATGTTCTTCTAGATTATCAGCAAGATACGATACTAAACGCAGATTCAATTTCCTAAGGCAAGTTCAAGCATTTCgtataaaattgaaagaaactAAGCATAAGCATAAAATTGAGATTAGATAAAAAAGCAGCAATAACAATCCAAAACTGACTTGTCGTTGttctaaacaaaacataagaagaagaaactaaaatctcAAAAGGCAAAGGAAACAAACACACCATCATTTCCAAATTCTTCAGTTCTCAGGAATCTCAACTTCACCATCTTGAATCTCCTGTTGAATATCTTTAGGATCTTTCCCATCCACAGTACAACCAACAGACACACAAGTTCCCAGAATCTCCCTCACTGTTCCACTCAATTCCTTAGCAATAGATCTAGGTCTCATGATCCTAGCAATCTCAGTCACATCATCAAACGAGATGTTCCCGTTATGCTTAAtgttcttcaccttcttcctATCTCTCTCCGGCTCTTTCAACGCCTTGATGACGAGTGCTGCTGCTGATGGAACCACCGTCACTTTCGCCTGACGATTCTGCACTGTGAGCTTGACGGTTACACGTAATCCTTTCCATTCCTTTGCGGTTTCTTTCGCGATATCTTCTCCGATCTTCTTTGGTGCGAGACCTAGCGGACCGATTTTGGGAGCTAGAGAACTCGCTGCTCCGACTTCTCCCCCGGTTACTCGGACGTACACGTCAACGATCTGACTCGGATCCAACTTTGGCGGCATTGTGGATGTCTCGGATTTTCAAGGTTTCTACGATCGAAGTTCCGAAACGAGGAGGCGCTTGAAGAAGAGCTCCAAGGTTTTTGAAGGAGTgtgaaaattagggtttacgAAAGAGACATTTACGGATCTACCCTTATGGGCTTCTATCATCTATGGGCTTTGTAACCCAATCTGTACAAATTAGACTACTCGGTTCTGTTCGGTTTACTTTAATATTCTCCGGTTTAGTTGAACCGTTTCCTGAAAATGAATCGTCGTCTTCTTTGGGGCAAGCTCCTTGATGTTGTTGAGTCTAATCAGAGGAGGAAGAATGGCGGGAGGATCTGAGAGGAAGACGATACTGGTGGGTTTGGTTCTAGCTCTTGTTCTTGGTATCGGTGTTTACTTAAGGCTTTGGACTATCGATTATACTCTATCTTCCGATGACACAGAGCGCTTAAGGTTTGAATAATACTTCATTTGATTCCGTTTAATCAttgtaatttctgggttttctTCTAATGATTTGCTCAAAGTATTGATTTTTCTGTAATAACATGATGAAGGGTCTTCTCAATTTCAGTAGTTTTggattttcaacttttttgtgAATTGACTTTTTGTATTTCAGCTGCATTTTATGTAATTAGAGGTTTATGGTTAGTGTTGTAGTGGTGGTTAATTGGATTAATCAAGTAAGTGTTTATGGTTTGAGATTTTACATTGGTGTAGGAGACAGTTTGATTTGGCAAATAGAGAGGCAATGGATGAATCTGCAGATTGGCGGAGAATGTTTGATAAGGAAGCTGAGAAAGCTTCTAAATGTAACACAGAACTTTCACTGGTATTTACTAAGCCTAATTGCTTTAGTTGCTTTAGAGATTATTTTCAATGTACTTGTCTTCACACTGAGCAAGACTGTCACTAGTTGCTCTGTAGTTGATTGGTCTTGACGGTATCCTCAAAATGTACAGCCGTGTCTGCTCTACTTAGATTGTTTTCGTGGTTTGTTCATTCAATGGTTTTGGTAAATGGTTTAAAGTGTATCTTATTGGCTTTCATGGCTATTATATGGTAGTAGGTTTTATGACATGAAAAAGTTGGTACCAAAGGTTTAGTTGACTCGTTCATTTCATCTGTTTTAGTTGATTATGGGCATTGTCTTGTTCTGGTACAGATCAAAGAGTCATCTGGGAATGGAAACACCTTTACCTCCAATCAAAAGCTAGAGTCATTAAAAAAGGTGACATTCCCACtcaagattttcaaatttcttttggtGTTGGCTTATGTTGGATGATCATGGCTCATTAGTTCACTATCTCTTGGGTAGGAAAATGCGGCATTGCTCATTCAAATAGAGACATTAAAACAAGAGCTTGAAGCTTCACGGTTAAAGTGCCACTCACGGCAGGCACCCCGTTAGAATACTGTTCTTGATATGTTGACATGTTGTCAGTTATAGATTTAGTCCTCCGCTGGTAAGAAATCCCGGAATGTCATATACATCATATAGGCTCTTTCATGgaaattaactttttaacaGCACCAACCACAGAgtcttgtattttttttgaattcagTTCTCAGGCCCTCTCACTGCATTCATTTAGTTTATTTCTGAGTATTAGATGGTGATTTGTTATCTCCAAATATAGTCTTTGATCCTTAGGTTTATAAATACGTTCTGAATCATATTTCTGCCAGTTGCATAACAGATGAAAGCTAAAACCTTTCATAATAGTTTCATGAATTTGTCAAACTCCATTCCATCACATCAATTTCATTTTGAGCACTGATTGATTTCGTCACATATCTAACTTTCCTGTTGGTTACTCATCGTCGGACTCCTGACTTGCCTCAAGATTCCACATCAATCACtattttgttgatataaaCTTGATGACTCAGAATCGAGCTTGTTTTCTTGTACTATGATTTTCCAATATAATATCTGTCTCAAAACATTTGCTAATCAAGCGATACATTATACTCCACCCTTTATTTACATTATACTAGAAAGATGGATTTCTCTGAACTCAACTTGTGTGCTATATATTTAGTGGGTGGCTAAGGACCAGAAGTTGAGAATAAAGGAAGGAGACACAGCAAACCAGCTGATGAAGGCCATTGCTGTGGCAGTCTCAAACCTTGTGCAGTGATTCACGTTACATTGTCCAAGATCGTTGATGAGTACAGTTATGCCAGCAGAAGCAGATGCAGCTGCAAACGTGAGCGTCGATGTGACCTG
It encodes the following:
- the PIP2B gene encoding plasma membrane intrinsic protein 2, which encodes MRALTIAIVSLYKQLSFVSSVFTNTTYPQYKTQLSYITKKVIEMAKDVEGPEGFQTRDYEDPPPTPFFDADELTKWSLYRAVIAEFVATLLFLYITVLTVIGYKIQSDTKAGGVDCGGVGILGIAWAFGGMIFILVYCTAGISGGHINPAVTFGLFLARKVSLIRAVLYMVAQCLGAICGVGFVKAFQSSYYDRYGGGANSLADGYNTGTGLAAEIIGTFVLVYTVFSATDPKRNARDSHVPVLAPLPIGFAVFMVHLATIPITGTGINPARSFGAAVIYNKSKPWDDHWIFWVGPFIGAAIAAFYHQFVLRASGSKSLGSFRSAANV
- the PIP2B gene encoding plasma membrane intrinsic protein 2 (plasma membrane intrinsic protein 2 (PIP2B); FUNCTIONS IN: water channel activity; INVOLVED IN: response to water deprivation, response to salt stress, transport, water transport; LOCATED IN: plasma membrane, chloroplast, membrane; EXPRESSED IN: root, cultured cell, callus; EXPRESSED DURING: seedling growth; CONTAINS InterPro DOMAIN/s: Major intrinsic protein, conserved site (InterPro:IPR022357), Aquaporin (InterPro:IPR012269), Major intrinsic protein (InterPro:IPR000425); BEST Arabidopsis thaliana protein match is: Aquaporin-like superfamily protein (TAIR:AT2G37180.1); Has 10851 Blast hits to 10838 proteins in 2234 species: Archae - 81; Bacteria - 5194; Metazoa - 1467; Fungi - 455; Plants - 2519; Viruses - 2; Other Eukaryotes - 1133 (source: NCBI BLink).), producing MAKDVEGPEGFQTRDYEDPPPTPFFDADELTKWSLYRAVIAEFVATLLFLYITVLTVIGYKIQSDTKAGGVDCGGVGILGIAWAFGGMIFILVYCTAGISGGHINPAVTFGLFLARKVSLIRAVLYMVAQCLGAICGVGFVKAFQSSYYDRYGGGANSLADGYNTGTGLAAEIIGTFVLVYTVFSATDPKRNARDSHVPVLAPLPIGFAVFMVHLATIPITGTGINPARSFGAAVIYNKSKPWDDHWIFWVGPFIGAAIAAFYHQFVLRASGSKSLGSFRSAANV
- the RD28 gene encoding Aquaporin-like superfamily protein (RESPONSIVE TO DESICCATION 28 (RD28); FUNCTIONS IN: water channel activity; INVOLVED IN: response to desiccation, response to water deprivation, transport, response to osmotic stress; LOCATED IN: plasma membrane, membrane; EXPRESSED IN: shoot, root, flower, cultured cell, leaf; CONTAINS InterPro DOMAIN/s: Major intrinsic protein, conserved site (InterPro:IPR022357), Aquaporin (InterPro:IPR012269), Major intrinsic protein (InterPro:IPR000425); BEST Arabidopsis thaliana protein match is: plasma membrane intrinsic protein 2 (TAIR:AT2G37170.1); Has 10809 Blast hits to 10795 proteins in 2215 species: Archae - 81; Bacteria - 5139; Metazoa - 1474; Fungi - 455; Plants - 2518; Viruses - 2; Other Eukaryotes - 1140 (source: NCBI BLink).), yielding MAKDVEGPDGFQTRDYEDPPPTPFFDAEELTKWSLYRAVIAEFVATLLFLYVTVLTVIGYKIQSDTKAGGVDCGGVGILGIAWAFGGMIFILVYCTAGISGGHINPAVTFGLFLARKVSLIRAVLYMVAQCLGAICGVGFVKAFQSSHYVNYGGGANFLADGYNTGTGLAAEIIGTFVLVYTVFSATDPKRNARDSHVPVLAPLPIGFAVFMVHLATIPITGTGINPARSFGAAVIFNKSKPWDDHWIFWVGPFIGATIAAFYHQFVLRASGSKSLGSFRSAANV
- a CDS encoding Ribosomal protein L11 family protein (Ribosomal protein L11 family protein; FUNCTIONS IN: structural constituent of ribosome, zinc ion binding; INVOLVED IN: response to cold, ribosome biogenesis; LOCATED IN: in 7 components; EXPRESSED IN: 25 plant structures; EXPRESSED DURING: 15 growth stages; CONTAINS InterPro DOMAIN/s: Ribosomal protein L11, C-terminal domain (InterPro:IPR020783), Ribosomal protein L11, N-terminal domain (InterPro:IPR020784), Ribosomal protein L11, conserved site (InterPro:IPR020785), Ribosomal protein L11 (InterPro:IPR000911); BEST Arabidopsis thaliana protein match is: Ribosomal protein L11 family protein (TAIR:AT3G53430.1); Has 1580 Blast hits to 1580 proteins in 592 species: Archae - 303; Bacteria - 410; Metazoa - 359; Fungi - 167; Plants - 131; Viruses - 0; Other Eukaryotes - 210 (source: NCBI BLink).), with the protein product MPPKLDPSQIVDVYVRVTGGEVGAASSLAPKIGPLGLAPKKIGEDIAKETAKEWKGLRVTVKLTVQNRQAKVTVVPSAAALVIKALKEPERDRKKVKNIKHNGNISFDDVTEIARIMRPRSIAKELSGTVREILGTCVSVGCTVDGKDPKDIQQEIQDGEVEIPEN
- a CDS encoding acyl-CoA-binding domain protein — encoded protein: MLLSLIRGGRMAGGSERKTILVGLVLALVLGIGVYLRLWTIDYTLSSDDTERLRRQFDLANREAMDESADWRRMFDKEAEKASKCNTELSLIKESSGNGNTFTSNQKLESLKKENAALLIQIETLKQELEASRLKCHSRQAPR
- a CDS encoding acyl-CoA-binding domain protein (unknown protein; FUNCTIONS IN: molecular_function unknown; INVOLVED IN: biological_process unknown; LOCATED IN: endomembrane system; Has 23 Blast hits to 23 proteins in 10 species: Archae - 0; Bacteria - 0; Metazoa - 0; Fungi - 0; Plants - 23; Viruses - 0; Other Eukaryotes - 0 (source: NCBI BLink).), with translation MAGGSERKTILVGLVLALVLGIGVYLRLWTIDYTLSSDDTERLRRQFDLANREAMDESADWRRMFDKEAEKASKCNTELSLIKESSGNGNTFTSNQKLESLKKENAALLIQIETLKQELEASRLKCHSRQAPR